The Citrus sinensis cultivar Valencia sweet orange chromosome 4, DVS_A1.0, whole genome shotgun sequence DNA segment CTGTTTCCAGCAGCAATGGCAAGAAGCACGTCATCTTCCTTGCGCTTCTTCTCACTGATTTCTTTGATCTCCGCCGACAATGCTGCCAACACAAGACAAATGAGCAATCAGGACTGAACTTACAGGGAAATTGATGTCCCATGGAAACTGGGGAGTCCATGGGTTTTTCACAATCATGAACTTTGACTAGATACTTTTAACAagtaaatatctaaaaatcatttataggaaagagaaaaataggCCCAAAACGATATTCAGGGAATTCCCAGTCGCCAGGGCAAGACATGTCACACATTATATTCTAGTCCCAAATCAACAAGGGGAAGGGCAATTGGAACATGAATGAAACTAATTTTACAAAACTTTCAAACTCCGTGTTTGCTTTTAAGTGGTAGGGTCAAACATAATCTAATATAATAGCAATtgttacataataaaaattaagttcttACTTAATAAAAGTGAAGTTCAGTAATAATTCACAAATCAAGATCATCTTGCAGACCATAATATCAGAACATGGTGTATTCTGAAACGTATATACCAGTACAGTAGAGTATCAAGCTGTAAATCACCTTTTGCACCCAAGCTCTTTGAGTCCTGCTGTTTGAAATAGAAGCTACGATGATCAAGAGATTTATGATAATTCTTGGAGTAAATTTCAGCCCAAACTTTGTTAAAATCAGAACGGCATCTGGCCCACTCTTCTTGTTTCTGCTTCAATCGTGTCAATATAACTGGCAGAGCTAGAGAAGCATTCTTCCGCAATACGTCCATCACATCAAGTCCGTGATCACCATACAACCGCTCAATACACCTTAGATTTAGAGCTAGAAAGAGAGGCAAGGAAGGATCCCATCAAAAACCAGAAGCAGTCAGCAAAAGAGCTCAAATACCACAACAAATATTCTTAAGTATATCAGCCATCAACGAACAGTTACCTGTGAAGTGATCTTCAACACGAATAGGGCCATCTGTTTtgattgtattattattaatcttttctAACAGTTCTTCCACACGTTTGGTAGTTACATTAACAGACTCTAACAACATATCCAGCTCAAACCTGTCAGCATTTATACAAAACATTATCAATTTCCAAAGCAAAAATAGTTCAAGATTGGAATTTTTTACGGAAATTGATTTtgccataaaaataaatattaaaagacaAGAGAGGGAGATAGagaattgttaattattattcagATAGCTCTCAGATccagaaataaataataattctgcAGCAGAAAGTTTTAACTTCCATACAGAACATTCATGGAGACAGATAGAATTCTCTTTAAGGGGAAAAAGAATTGCTACGACTTTTGTGTCACCCATATCTATACTCAAAACATAATCAAGAATCTTGGTAATCATTACAATCTCAGGAAGTTCCAACCTGTCATCTTCGCATCGAAACAGGCTTTCTTCATACTGGTTCTTGCGCATGTGTTTGAAAGAGTAATCTTCACTTCCTGAAGTGACAGATACCCAATGATCATTCAGTACTTCAGCACCAAGCTCTGTTCTCTGGCTTGCTGAAGGAATTAGATACTGCATGATACAAGTTTATTGAGATGCAGAATTTAGTAAAGGGTACCATTACCTgcgcaaaaataaaatttacaagaagaatgtaaagaagtcaaaaaacaaaatggtaTTCTTACGTTTTTTGGCAGTAGTCGATAACTGGGAGTGCAGCGCTCACAGTTAGAGAGGTCAAGTTCTTGAATGGGTTTTGCAAGATACTTATCCTTGCTGGAGTACATAGACATCTTTGGACCTACATCTTTGTTGACAAAGGCTACACTTTTGTCAAGTCTATCTTTTTCTCGGGCCTCGCGGTCCCTATCCTTAACCCCGTCATCTCTTTCACGATCTCGATCTCTATCCCTGTCCTCTACCTTAACAGATTTGGGTATACGTCCTTCATTCCACAATGATTCTGcaataaattaacaatcaGAAGACTAACAAACGGCagtaaattaatagaaaagaaGAACTATTAAACTAACAAACTTCAACAAGTTAACAGTAAGGCAGAAAGAACAAACTGAGCGTGTAGTTGAAGGTGCAACAGATTAAAGTTGGTTCTTTGGTCATgcaacatatataatttactaTTCATTTTAATGACAATTactaagaagaagaatttcaGAACATAGCAGCATTCATATGTAACACATTAATTACAGATCCCAACAAATAATGAGCTTAATTGTTGAACATATCCCGccaaaacacaaaagaaaGGAAACAGATCATTTTACTTACTTTTGCTCATAACATCAGCAAGTAATTCCTCTGCAGAAAAGGACTTAAATTAGATGCAGTGTTGATAGTACACATCTACAGCAAATAATACAAAAGGATCAGTTTTTAAGTGGCTACCACTTTTCTCGCAACGTGCCAAAAATCCATTGAACCCATCCATTAGATCTGGATATCTCCCAAGCAAGTCGCCCACCTGATACATACAAATtccacaattaaaaattggaTTACAGAAAGTCTCTTAGTATTATTAGGCAAGAGCTATAAAGAGCCACACttgtcaaattttatgtttctcAAGATTGTAAACGAAATAAATGTGAATGATGAGAGAGTATCAGAATTATAAAATGCCTTGTCAAATACATTACAGAGCAGAACTTGACTATTATGCAGAAACAGACAAGAACATTGTCCTTGTCCAGTCTGGAAACATCTAAAAAGAAGCTGGGATGCTATTTCGCCATTaaaagttctcaaaactttaTATGCAAATTTGAAATGTCCATCTGCTGCATCAACAACATAATTCTTTCATTGATCAACTTTAAATCATTTCTATTATCTTGATTAATCTATTTGTGGCAGCATGTTGACAGAATCCAAATGCCaacccccccaccccccccccccccccccccccccccccaaaaaatcgcaaaaaataaataaataaaagaaaaagaagaataaagagATAAATCAAATTCTCAAAGAGGGCCAGCTAGCAACACATGACATCAACCTTATTTCTTTGTTCAGGAGGTTCTAAAAACAATCAACTATGTATATGAgagatgataaaataaatatagttcTGTCATTTACAGAACACATTTATCGGCCATACCAAAGATTGCAACTCTGATCGTGTGATAATTTCCTTGGTATAGAGATGAAGGCACCTCAGAAACTCCTGGTAATCATCACGTAACTTATCCTTGACTTTCTCACAGAAAGAGAGCTCCTGGCTGAACATACCTGTATAACATGAAATAAGTTAAGGAAATAGAACATTTGAGAAAGGAATCAAATTCTTGTTGGCCAGCATGTTATGCATATTTAAGTAGATGATAGAGAGTCTTTTGCTTGCTCAAGAGTGTTTATAAGCAAAGTGCAAGGGACTTTCTGAAGAAAGAAATGcctcaatcccaaaactttaatTCACTAAGAAGTATCAACACCTGCAGGTAGGTGAACACATAtgaaataaacacaaaatGGAAACTGGTAAAAGGCTGTGCGCATCTCAAAAGTTGTAAAGGTAGGGCCTTCAAATGCTTGAAGAATATAACGATTGCAAAATTTTCCTACTTTCtcttttacttcttttttgaTATCGTGGGAGGAGTAACCAATCCAAACCGTGATGGACAACACTTGTGAGTGTAAAACAACAAATTCCTTAACGAAGAACTCACTTTTCATGGCATTTTTATCATCATAAGAGGATGAAACAGGATGCATTCCAAAGTTCTCATCACCTTCCCCACCTTGATGCAACGGTTCAGCAGTTGAGTCTTCAATTTTACGAGCAGATTTTCTCTTGTGGGGAAACCGTTGCATGCTGAAGTCTCTATTTACATCATTCTCAAAATCTCTATCATCTCGTTCTCGTTCTCTTCTATGGTCGTCTCTcctttccctttctttttccccACGCCTCCTTTGGTCTTTGTCTGACTTCAGCAGGACCCTATCATGATCGGGATCAGGACGGTCCACACTGAGGTCCCGGTCAGCATGTGAAGCCATAGCCCTTTCTTTCTGGCAACAATGCTCAAAAACCATATATTAGCTTAGTTGTCAACCCATGAGGGATAGCACAACACAAAGGTAATAAAGACAAAAACCTTGTCAACATGCACTTGCCGCGCTGTGGGCATGGCCGAGCTCCTATCCCGGAGTATAGAATTCCTTCCAGATGGAACATAATGAATTGATGCTGCTCCTGAAGAATCTGGCAGAAAATGTGTAAACTCCTCAAGCAGATCTGGATGATCTTGGAAAAGTGCTTCAACCTAcgcaataatataattatatcacTAAAATCACAAACTAAAACCTTTATGTCAAGACGTGAAACTAAAACACGGGGAAAAAATGACTGGTAAATGCAGGGAATATACCTCCTGGTAGACTTCCGTGATGGACTTGTTTTCCTTTCTGTACATGTTCAAAATGtctaaaaatgatttataaacATGATCATCACCTTGAAATCTTGTCTGCAGGAATACAATTCGTCAGATCGTAAACTTCACATTAAGAAGATAGACCTAAGATTAGCTATGTCATGTTACGTTTACCTTAATCttgtttacaaaattaatagcTTCTTCAAATTCAACAGGCTTCTTAGGTGGAGGCTGCTCATCCTCAAGTGGAAGTGTGATCTCATATCCCTTTGGCAGGAAGGTATTGAAACCCAAAATTAGGTCTCTATGCCCTTTAAACAGCTCCTTTACCCTCGCTATGACACCTGCTGTGTCAATTCTACAGACAAGATAACAAAGGCACTTGTCAGAAAACCATTTGCACTAAAACACCAGTAATAAAAAGCTATAAGGACATATTAGGGTCAAACCTTTGAGCTTTGAAGTCTTTCATAACTTCAAGAAAGTCATCGTATTTCTCCCTTTTGTCTTGAAATATGTCCTTAACAGCCTTGAGATATGCTAGGGCATCATTTGTTGTTAACTTCTGTGcacctcctcctcctcctcctcccaCCACTTGGGTCTGCCCAGAGCTTCATTATCCAAAAATGCATAATAGGTTagttaagaaatttttaaaattcataaagcACAGTCAGTAAACCTAgatcttccttttttttggggggcggggggggggcgggggggggggggggggtgggtgGATGGTTAGAACTTTATCCCAAATTATATCCTTCCACTTCAGAGAGATCATTGCTGCTTTTGCGAAATTCAGAAACACTTTCAACTAGATCAATATCAAATTATAGATTTCCAAACAAAAATCAGTACAATATCTCATATTAGCAAAGTATGTTCCTGCAAAGAGATAGATTATTGATGTAAccgaaaacaaaagaataattacTACTGTTGATGTCTCTCTTTCTGTGAGGAATCTAATCGAAGAAAAACCTGATCATCTTAACAAGTCaaacattaaaagaaaaaaataaattaaaaattaaagcccAAAAAATTCCACCAAGTAAATTCAACACAAACACTCATCAAATTCATGCAACAACCGAAGTATTTTAGCAGGAAGAGACTAATGTTTTGATTACAGAGCTTAATCCCATGATTAACCAAATGAACTGCAATaatcaaaaaattcaaaattcaaagcgtaaaaataaatatataaactcACGGTTCTCCTCGTGAAGAAATCATCGGCCGTTTAATTTGAGAGTTCATGTAAACCTCGTCTCTGGACCTCTTCATCTCgtaaaaccaaaacaaaaactctctaTCTTTCTCAAATCATGCTTTCAACTTCAATTAAACAGGAAAATCCTGCAATCAAAAACTTAA contains these protein-coding regions:
- the LOC102612187 gene encoding paired amphipathic helix protein Sin3-like 4 isoform X1, yielding MKRSRDEVYMNSQIKRPMISSRGEPSGQTQVVGGGGGGGAQKLTTNDALAYLKAVKDIFQDKREKYDDFLEVMKDFKAQRIDTAGVIARVKELFKGHRDLILGFNTFLPKGYEITLPLEDEQPPPKKPVEFEEAINFVNKIKTRFQGDDHVYKSFLDILNMYRKENKSITEVYQEVEALFQDHPDLLEEFTHFLPDSSGAASIHYVPSGRNSILRDRSSAMPTARQVHVDKKERAMASHADRDLSVDRPDPDHDRVLLKSDKDQRRRGEKERERRDDHRRERERDDRDFENDVNRDFSMQRFPHKRKSARKIEDSTAEPLHQGGEGDENFGMHPVSSSYDDKNAMKSMFSQELSFCEKVKDKLRDDYQEFLRCLHLYTKEIITRSELQSLVGDLLGRYPDLMDGFNGFLARCEKSEELLADVMSKKSLWNEGRIPKSVKVEDRDRDRDRERDDGVKDRDREAREKDRLDKSVAFVNKDVGPKMSMYSSKDKYLAKPIQELDLSNCERCTPSYRLLPKNYLIPSASQRTELGAEVLNDHWVSVTSGSEDYSFKHMRKNQYEESLFRCEDDRFELDMLLESVNVTTKRVEELLEKINNNTIKTDGPIRVEDHFTALNLRCIERLYGDHGLDVMDVLRKNASLALPVILTRLKQKQEEWARCRSDFNKVWAEIYSKNYHKSLDHRSFYFKQQDSKSLGAKALSAEIKEISEKKRKEDDVLLAIAAGNRRSIVPHLEFEYSDPDIHEDLYQLIKYSCGEMCTTEQLDKVMKIWTTFLEPMLGVPSRPQGAEDTEDVVKAKSHTVKSRAASVGDSDGSPDGDAAAMTSKHSNPSRNGDESIPPEQSSSSRAWLPNGDHGIKEDVSVEADHNARKSDNFCDSSEQDKVQNNAAMADETSGISKQASTNERLIGTNAAIAAAADQSNGRSNIENTSGLSVAHSRPGNHIVEGGLELRSSNEILPSSEGGDCSRQNISTNGVMTEGAKILRYNAESVKQFKIEREEGELSPNGDFEEDNFAVYGESGLEAVHKAKDGAVSRQYQTRHGEEVCCGEAGGENDADADDEGEESAHRSSEDTENASENGDVSGSESGDGEGSSREEHEEDGDQDEHDNKAESEGEAEGMADAHDVEGDGTSLPFSERFLLSVKPLAKHVSPSLHDKEKGSRVFYGNDSFYVLFRLHQTLYERIQSAKINSSSAERKWKTSNDSSPTDLYARFMNALYNLLDGSSDNTKFEDDCRAIIGTQSYVLFTLDKLLYKLVKHLQAVAPDEMDNKLLQLYAYEKSRKPGRFVDVVYHENARVLLHDENIYRIECSSIPTRLSIQLMDNGHDKPEVTAVSMDPNFAAYLYHDFLSVPDKKEKPGIFLKRNKRKFVGNDEFSATCRAMEGLQVVNGLECKITCNSSKVSYVLDTEDFLFRKKKRTFHQNGPCHNQARASNGYPIRRLQRFQRWLSGS